AGGCAACTTCACCCTCATGATCAACAACAGCGGCAAAGAACCACAAAAAAGCAAAGACCGCCTCACCCTCCTCACCATCACCCCCGAACAACAAAACGGCAAAACCCTCAATATCCGCCTCGCCAACCCAAACGAACACATAGACATTGGCGCCTACCGCTACCAACTGATAAACGAAACAAACGCCTACCGCCTCTACAACCCCATCGTAGAAGCCCAAATCCAAGAACAAGAACGCCAACAAGCGGAAGAAGCCCGTAAAAAGGCAGAAGCCGAAAGACAGCGTTTAGAAGAAGAAAAACGCAAGCAGGCGGAAGAAGCCAGACGCCAAGCAGAAGAACAAGCACGCCAACAAGCCGAAGCCGAACGCCAACGCCAAGCAGAAGAACAAGCGCACCAGCAAGCCGAAGTCGAACGTCAACGCCAAGCAGAACAAGCGCGCCAACAAGCTGAAGCGGAACGCCAACGCCAAGCGGAAGAACAAGCACGCCAGCAAGCCGAAGCCGAACGCCAACGCCAAGCAGAAGAACAAGCGCGCCAACAAGCCGAAGCGGAACGCCAACGCCAAGAAGAACAAGCACTCCAACAAGCTCAAACGATCAGCCGTTACACCAACACAGCGCTATCTGAACAAACCTCTTACGTCCATACCCTTGGACGCCTAAATCACAGTGTATTTATGCAAATCAACCAAGACAACGACAACTTCTTTATCACCAATCATTACCAACAAAGCCACCACCAATCCAACGAACATCGCCACTACCGTAAAAACCAACATCAAATCCAAACAGGCGCCAGCCACAGCCTTACCAACCCATGGGGCAAGCTAAGTACAGGCATCATCTACACCTACGCCAAAGCCACCCACAACTTTGACGACCACATCAACGGCAAAAACCAAACCCATCAACTCACCCTCTATGCCAAACAAACCCTCACCAACCAACTCCACATCGCCATTAACGCAGGACAAACCCACAGCCGCAGCAACATACAACTAGAAGGGCAACACCCCATCAAACACCGCGCCCACACCATCGGCATCAGCATTGGCAAACAAATCACCACCTCATGGCTCAACGCCACAGCTGCACTTGGCATCAACCACAACCACCTAAGCGCCAGCCAATACCCACTTGCAGGCGCAGACATCAAAACCTCAAGCGAAAACCTAGTCAGCTACCACGCCCAACTCACCCTAGAAAAACCGCTCACCCTCTCCCCAATGACGCTTACCCCATACCTAAGCGCCGACCACATCAAATATCACAAAAACAGCCAACTCAGCGTCAACCAGCACCACTTTACCCAAACCTTCAGCGACTACACCAACATAGGCACAGGTATCCGCCTAAAAACCCAAAACTGGCAAACCCACCTACAAATCAACTATGGCAAAGGCAAAAACATTGATAGTACCCGCTCGGTGCAATTTGGGTTGAGGTACGCTTGGAAGTAACGCAGTTAAGTTGTTAGAAAAAAGATCATGAAAAACAACAAGAATTGATTAAACTCAATGTAGATTTAAATGCAAAAAATTTTTTAAAAATATACCGCACTTTTAATCCCCTTGTTCAAGGGGATTTATTTTATTTACCAGTCATATTTTATTCCCAACCAAAATTGGCGACCAGACTGATAACTCTGGTAATAACTTATACCAAAATCTTCACTGAGCCGTTCTGCTTTGGCGACACGATTAAGAACATTTAATATGGTTAGATTGAAAGAAAGTTTATATTGGCGAGGGATTTAGATGAAAGCGGTTTTAAAATGCATGACAACAGGCCGCACGGGTATGCTCAAAGAGGTAAGCCTTGTTTTAGCCAATCCAACTGGCAACTTAAAAACCAGAGCAATGCCATCGGTGCTGTGCTTAATCAACAGCTGTTTGCTGTGGGGCTGTATGATTGCAATATTAATAGCGATGTTTTTCATGATTGGGTCGAGCAGTTATTACTTCCGCAACTTCCTGATAACAGTGTTATTGTGATGGATAATGCCGCTTTTCATAAAGGTTCAGACACAAAAGCATTGATAGAAGCCGCGGGGCACACCATTCTCTGGCTCCCACCTTACAGTCCTGACCTTAATCCAATTGAACGTACTTGGGCTTGGATAAAGCAAAAACGTAAAGAATGGCGGTTAAATTGCATCGATCGTCTATTCTTTTATTTTATGTGGTTATGTGGCGATTTTTAATGGGTTTTACTATATTGCCTCGGTAATGGTGTTATTGCCTATTGGTGTTTGTTCAATTTGTTGTTGATTAATACGATATTCACCGCTAGCAGCCTGATTGGCAATTACTTGAATTGTATCTAATTTCTCAATATATGTGTTTTGGGTAGCATAAGTGATATGGCTGAGTGAGAATGGGATTAATGTCCATAATAGTTTGCGTTGCATAATGATCCTTTCTTTTTGTGATATAAATTTACCATCTTATTTTTTTAATGAAAAATAAGTTTAGTGCTTTTTTAGTGGTTTATCAAGTTTTGTCAATAAAAGCGCTTTTCAGTTCTTGAGCAAGAAATAGGGGGAGGGGAGAAGATAAGGTAATATAATATAAAGATCCCCTTTTATTGTTATCGTTGTTCTATGTTGAAATAATACTGCGTTGGTAGGTTTTGCTACGTTGTTTTATTTCAAATTAAAACGACTATAAATGATGATAAAGGGGATAACAAATAAGGAAAGAATGGGGATTAATCCTCGCCCCATACCTCTTTGGCAATTTGTTCAACCAGTTTGACTTTTTGCCATTGTTCCGTTTCGGTCATAATATTACCTTCCTCGGTAGAGGCGAAACCGCATTGTGGGCTAAGGCAAAGTTGTGCCAAAGGGACATATTGTGCCGCTTCTTGGATACGAGCTTTAATTTGTTGTGGATCTTCAAGTTGTGGGAATTTAGAGCTGATTAAGCCTAATACAACTCGTCCTTTATTGCCTGCAAAGTGTTTTAATGGTTCAAATCCGCCTGAACGTTCATCATCATATTCAAGGAAATAACCGTCATAGTTAGTTTGAGCAAATAGGGCATCAGCAATAGGATCATAAGCACCACTGAGCAAATAAGTTGAGCGGAAATTACCGCGGCAAACGTGGGTCGTGATAATCATATCTTGGGGTTTTGCTGCCAATATGACTTGAATATTTTCTAAGGCTTGGGCTTTGTCTGCGGCGAATTCTGGTTTTTGATAATTATTACATAATGATCCCCAATAAACGTCATCAAATTGTAAGTAACGACAGCCTGCTTGATAAAAGGCATGGATAGCGTCAATGTAGGCTTGTTGTACATCTTTGGCAAATTCTGCTCTGGTGGCATAAACGCCCGTATCCCATTGTATTGGGTACATTAATTGGTTGGGGCTTGGGATTGTGTATTTTACAATGCCTCGTCCTGCTACGATTTGGTCTAATTTTTTGAAATGTTCAATAAAAGGGTGTTCAGGATTCCAAGCCACTTTACCACAACAACGGGTATTATAAGCGCGGGTTTCTACGCCATTAAATTTGTAACCATGTTCAGGCTCATAGCCCTCAATGCCAATTAAATGTTCTAAAAAATCAATATGCCAAAAAGAACGGCGATATTCGCCATCGGTAATTACTTGTAAACCTGCATCAAGTTGAGCTTGGACTAATTTGCTGATTTCTTGATCTTCAATTTCGCTGA
Above is a window of Volucribacter amazonae DNA encoding:
- a CDS encoding IS630 family transposase, translated to MARDLDESGFKMHDNRPHGYAQRGKPCFSQSNWQLKNQSNAIGAVLNQQLFAVGLYDCNINSDVFHDWVEQLLLPQLPDNSVIVMDNAAFHKGSDTKALIEAAGHTILWLPPYSPDLNPIERTWAWIKQKRKEWRLNCIDRLFFYFMWLCGDF
- a CDS encoding 5-methyltetrahydropteroyltriglutamate--homocysteine S-methyltransferase codes for the protein MAHKILPLHADTVGSYLRTEQLKQARLEFAQGKISQAQLSEIEDQEISKLVQAQLDAGLQVITDGEYRRSFWHIDFLEHLIGIEGYEPEHGYKFNGVETRAYNTRCCGKVAWNPEHPFIEHFKKLDQIVAGRGIVKYTIPSPNQLMYPIQWDTGVYATRAEFAKDVQQAYIDAIHAFYQAGCRYLQFDDVYWGSLCNNYQKPEFAADKAQALENIQVILAAKPQDMIITTHVCRGNFRSTYLLSGAYDPIADALFAQTNYDGYFLEYDDERSGGFEPLKHFAGNKGRVVLGLISSKFPQLEDPQQIKARIQEAAQYVPLAQLCLSPQCGFASTEEGNIMTETEQWQKVKLVEQIAKEVWGED